CAGGTTCTCCCTGTTGCCTACGTCTCGATGGAGATTCTCCCCGGCCAGATAGGCAAACGATATAGGTAACGTCTGCCCGGGGCGAATTTCGAAGGGTCCGAACGACAGCAGGTAGCGGGTGTCGAAACCGTCGGCAAAATCGGCTGCCTGTTCCGGATTGGGATGTAGCCAGAGCGTGTCATTGGTCTGGATGGCTGCCGTGAAGACCTGGTTGTAATCGAACTCGCGGTTGCGCATTACGTAATACTTGTTCACATCCCCCTCAGGCGTTCCCAGGCCACCGGTGCCGAAGTCGCGAAACGGTTCATCGAGACGACCGACATTTCCTTTTTCACGCGGGCCGAAGTCCAGGGCTGCATTCCCGTTGCCGATCCACCAGTTGAAACTGACGTCCAACTCCTCAGCCGGCGTTCTTACGATGCGCATTGCCACCACATCATCGGTTGGATGCTTGCCGCCATCGCTGTAGATCAAGTCGAGGTCACCGTCATCATCAGCCTGCCAGGCGATGTTCACCGTGTCCTCAAAGACACATGAGCCGTACTGGTTGGGATAGGTGTGCAAAAAGCCGCTGTGGTCATCGGTGAAACCGGGCAGTAGCCCAAAGCAATCGAAGCATATCATACAGTCGTCGTAGATACCCATGTAGACATCACGCAATGTCCGGGTCCCTATGTTCTGAATCTGGTAATCAAAGAGAACGAAGTCCTCAGCGTAGGCATACGACCAGGCATAAGAGGACTGGGTCACTTCAATGTTCAGCGGTCGGTGCACTCGCCCGAAATAGTCATTTTGGATACCGTCGGTGAAAGTATCGGTGTAGACGGCAACAAAATCCTCCTCAGAGACGGCACCTTCAAAGTCCGGTCTGGATGGGTCTTTGATCGAACGATGCTTCATCCGGCCAAACGGCGCTTGATCGGGGAACATCTCATATAGTTGCTGCCAACCGTCGGCACCGACCGAGACAAGAGTGTCGCGCCCGACCACAGCTCCGATCCAAAAAGCGCCGCCGAACAGATAGTTGACCCGAGAACCCTTTGGATACTCGCATGAGAAACCGATTTCCTCACCGGTGTACCAGTCAATGCTGGGCCCGGGCAGATATTCGCGGCCAAACGTCCCATTGTTGGCCACGGCCAGGGATATCTTACCTATCCGATGCGCCGCCAGTTGGTGTGCCGGCGCGGCCAATGCCAATGATCGTGGGAGATGGCGTCCACTGGGCGTGTCACTCACCGTTCGCGCGGTAGCGGTGGAGACCATCCCACAAATCAATAGATATAGAATCTGTCTGCACATCAGAGAACCATCAACTCTAAATGAAACTCTTCTTTCGCATGGCAATATAGCGATTGGGGAGCAACAAAGCTCTAATGAAATCCGGCCCTGCACCTTCAGAAAACGAGCAACCGGGGAACTATTGTTGGCGATTCCGGTTAATGGGTACGTATATCGAGTATATAAGCCCATTAACTACTTCTAATTCTCAGGCGCAGCTGAGACAGAAGATGAATCAGTCGACCATCGAAATCGCGAAAAGATACGCAGTGCAATTCGAGGAACATATTACTTAACAGCAAGGAGTTCTACATGCTCAGACTCTCGACAAAAACACTGGCTACCACCGCCGTTGTCCTAATGGCGGCAGTCTTAATGGCGCCAACATCGCAGGCCGCCACGGTCGATGTGGACATTTCAGGGTTCACATTCGTGCCTGACACACTGGTAATCACAGCAGGTGATGAGGTCAAATGGACAAACCAGGACGTAGCACCCCACACTAGTACTTCTGACGCCCCTTTGTGGGATTCGGGTACATTAAATCAGGGACAATTCTGGTCACGCACATTCAACACACCGGGTTCCTATCCGTATCACTGTGCGATACACCCTTCGATGCAGGCCGTGATAATTGTCGAGGCGGCGCCCGTGCCGGGCCTGTCGGCATACGGCACCGCCCTGCTCATACTGCTGTTGGTGATAGCGGCGTACTTTGTCTATCGGCGCAAGCAAAGCGCCATACCTGCCTGAGACTGACCCTGTATTAACAGCGACAGTAAGAAAGCCGATCCGCTCTTCAGCGGGTCGGCTTCTGTTTTTCCCTCGACCTCGCCGGCTCAGTTGTACAAGTCGGCCAGCGTCAGAGTAAGTTTCTTTTTCTCGTCGCCGCGACTGATGGCCACCGACAAGCTCGTGCCCGCCTGCTGCCGCAACAGCTTCTTGACACCCAGGACGCCACCGACTCCGGCCATATCAACATCGTCCACGGCCAACAGGACATCGCCGACATTGAATCCCGCCTGAGCAGCCGGTGTGTTGTCGGCCACGAAGATTATTCTGACCTGGTTGGACTCACTGTTTTCCAGTTGCATTCCGCTATTGTCACGGGGGAAAACGTGCGCGAAGTTGTCACCTTTTTCAACTATCACCTGCTCACGCTTGTAGTCGAGATACAGGACAAAGTGACGCAGCAGCGTGTTACCGATATTGCCGGTTAGGTCGGTGTGGCCAAAGCCGCCCTGCCCCTTCACCAAGGGCGTCCCCACTATGGGATTAGCAATTGTGTGACCGGCGAACTCGATAGTTTCAAATTGCAGGCTGCGTTTTGGTTGGGAACCACCGGCGCCGTGGCCGAGGCCGTCGACTCCCGACATTGTGAGTATGCCGTTCTGCTCTGCGTAGGGATAGTGGAAACTCATGCCGCCGGCGCCAAGGTCGAGCATCCACTTGCCGCCGTGCTTACCGTCGACTGACACCGGCAGTTCGAAGAAATTGGATTGTGAAATAGGCGATTCGAGGATGGTACCGTCACCATGATAAGTGAAGCTGTCCGGATGATAAAATGACAGTGTCTCATTGGCATAGTCGACTCTGGTCACCAAGCGCGAAAGGAAATCGTAGCCGAGAATGCCGACAACTTCCATGCCCAACCAACGATCGAACAAACTCGCGACCTCGATCGAAGCCGCCCGCTGTTCGTCGAATTCAAGCCCGGCCAATTCAAACGGTGGCAGCCTGGTGAACGAAACATCGACCAGGTTGCCCGCCCCTTGTCCTTTGATCTGTCCTTCCAGGGTGAGCCCCAGCTCCAACGCATAGGCTTTATCAATGACGGTCACACTGGCACCGGTATCCAGTACCCACAGTCG
This is a stretch of genomic DNA from Candidatus Zixiibacteriota bacterium. It encodes these proteins:
- a CDS encoding cupredoxin family copper-binding protein, which translates into the protein MLRLSTKTLATTAVVLMAAVLMAPTSQAATVDVDISGFTFVPDTLVITAGDEVKWTNQDVAPHTSTSDAPLWDSGTLNQGQFWSRTFNTPGSYPYHCAIHPSMQAVIIVEAAPVPGLSAYGTALLILLLVIAAYFVYRRKQSAIPA
- a CDS encoding aspartyl protease family protein, coding for MNRSLAMSLSVLVAFALSVPTVQGQLSDPYEILNRHYEAMGGLEKLKAQKSSYMEATIDLVGTGLKGTLHQWSAPPIRSRQDVDLKVLTQKSGDNGEYAWNVDSNGKLQIRRDEDTEKQRKLQALMAEFDQLEPNSQTFKVTLEGSDTAAGVDCYVVQITNSLNEDVSRQHYDKTTFMLLKTVAVSPQGESHTWFLDYREVDGIINSFKQESITLPDGMKQIVIVTKLEINLPVEASIFEPPVSDVEDFRFTNGRDALSIPFEFIENHIYLPVTIGGKKRLWVLDTGASVTVIDKAYALELGLTLEGQIKGQGAGNLVDVSFTRLPPFELAGLEFDEQRAASIEVASLFDRWLGMEVVGILGYDFLSRLVTRVDYANETLSFYHPDSFTYHGDGTILESPISQSNFFELPVSVDGKHGGKWMLDLGAGGMSFHYPYAEQNGILTMSGVDGLGHGAGGSQPKRSLQFETIEFAGHTIANPIVGTPLVKGQGGFGHTDLTGNIGNTLLRHFVLYLDYKREQVIVEKGDNFAHVFPRDNSGMQLENSESNQVRIIFVADNTPAAQAGFNVGDVLLAVDDVDMAGVGGVLGVKKLLRQQAGTSLSVAISRGDEKKKLTLTLADLYN